TTTGAGTGCTTATCTagtaattcttatttatttatttatttatttatttatttatttagtacattttttaattggagttcaatttgcaaacatataatacccagtgctcatcccatcaagtgcccccctcagtgcctgtcaccaagtcaccctcaccccaaccccctgcccacctccccttctgctaccccttgttcgtttcccagagttaggtgtctctcatgttctgtctccctctctgatatttcccactcattttctctccttctccctttaatccctttcactattttttatattccccaaatgaatgaaaccatataatgtttgtcctcctattgacttacttcattcagcataataccctacagttccaaccatgttgaagcaaatggtggatatttgtcatttctaatggctgaataatattccattgtatacatagaccacatcttctttatccattcatctttcaatggacaccgaggctccttccacagtttatgTGGTAATTCTCTTCCACATCTGACAACATGTTTATTCAACATGACTGTCTTTGAAATGAATGCCTCAGAAATCAAAAGCTTCATATCATGCACTTACTCTAAAAAAATACTCCTGTGTTTCCTAACTGGTCTCATGTTTTTATCCTGTGATTCAGCTGAGGTCCAGAAAGTCCACCATAGCCGCTGCAAACACTGATTAGCAAGTATACATGGAAGTAAATATGCAGTCTTCATGGAAAGATAAATGTGAATAAATAGATTGACCTGGTACGTTCTTAGTGTCAGGGATGACTATAAATATGACTAAGCAAAATTTTGAAGCACTCATTCAAAATTTTGAAACAccaaacaaaatatctttttcttttttcattgttttatatcaTAGTTCATACTGTGCATCTATTTATTGAAGCATGGAACACTGGTGTCCACACTGAGAGGGTTATTCACCAAGGTGAAGGATTGCCTAGTGTCTTGTATGTTTTATCACCAAACTATCTTCCCGTTCTCAGTTTTGGTTGCTTTTATCATTGTATCTATTCACTAGGACTGTATACAAGCCATTCTGAAAACATGTGTCTTCATATGACGAGTTTATAATCTAATGAGATTGTCTGGAGGGGACTTGTTCTTATCTGTTCTGCACTTCTTATAATTCCCTACATTGTATTTCTAAAGGTCTTCCATGATGTTGTGTGGGGCTGTAGTTCATATCTTTCTTCAACTAATATATCATATTTACTCCATGAATATATGGAGGCTAATCTTACACTTTATGGAAAAATTAAGGCACCAAATGTGAAttgctttaatttaattttgctatttctatATCCAAATgtgatattttgtcttttttccagcTATAAGACTTTTCTCCCACTCCTGTCAGGTCTGACTTAACAAGTGCTTTTTAACCAACATGAGTCATACaccattagaattttaaattctcaCTAATTTTTGGAGCATGATTGTATATCATAAACTGTACATATATTAAATGTACAATTTGCTGAATTGAAGGTGTCATACTTGAATTAAGCATACTTACTGTATTGGTGCATTTGTAATAACTCAAGAGACACAGGAAGCTTTATCTGCATTGTTATGTTCTTGTTAAACATGCAATTCACCtggatattattttcttatttctgaaggtaatgtggaatttgaaatgaatgttgtgaggaataaataaaatgttagataCTCTTTATCATgtccaaagaaaacatttgagaatGAGAAGCATGTATATGTACATGAGTGTATCTGCTTGTGCAcatgtctctttcaaataaacacatacacacacatgtacacatacacacactggtTTATTATCCCATCTATCATGTTGAAAGAAAGCTTGAAAGAAAGTTGcagaatattgaaatgaaaaggaacatTTGCATGAACGTGAAATAGAAAGAATGTAGAAATTTTGATAGAAAGATTTAAAGTAGAATGAGTGACTTAATTTTTagagtagggcacctgggtagtgctgtcgttgagtgtctgactcttgatttgagctcaggtctaggtctcagagtcctgggattgaccaGGTGTCAGGCTCAATGCTCAGTGCAGAgactgcttgagtttctctttccttctttctcttctcttctcttctcttctcttctcttctcttctcttctcttctcttctctcctctcctctcctctcctcttcttttttcttctcttctcttctctctctctctccctctctccctctctctctctctcctaactttctctcaagtaaataaataaaactttagaaaacacTTTAGgatgacttaattttatttttatttatttacttatttatttatgtatgtatttattattttttaagattttatttatttattcatgagagacacagacagagagaggcagagacataggcagagggagaagcaggctccatgcagggagtccaccaatgtgggactcgatcccaggactccaggatcttgccccgggaagagggcagacgctcaaccgctgagccacccaggtgtcccaggatgacttaattttaataatgaattacTTTTCCTATCTTAATGCCTCAAAAGCCTCAAGTCAAGATCATATCTACAATTAAGCAGTGAGGAATACTCTGTAGCATCTAAAGGGGTCAAAACTCTACAAATTAACTCCAATATCTCTGTTTAATGTGGGATTTTAACACAAAATGCCTTGTCCCAAGGGAAGCTAACTGAATTATTTGAGAGTCTCAAACTCAGTTCCTGCAAACAATATATTATTGGATATATAACTGTATTGGATTCCTTTGTGTGTTGCCACAAATATTGACACCCTTGTCTCAAAACAAATACTACTCTGAAAGTTTTCAAGATCAAAAACATGAAAGGGGTGTAGTAGACACTATAAAGGGGTGTTATTGACACTGGGGCTGGATAATTACTTTTCTGGGTGCTGGCCTGTGGGTTACAGGTATTTGGCAGCAGCCCCTCAGACGTGAACCAAACAGTTCCAATTGATAACAACCATGCCAGAATTTCAGAACTGAAAGCATCCTGACATAATTCTAGCCAAAACTCCATCCCTTACTTGGTTTACACATTAGAGCAGGACATTAAATCTCTCTGAAGCTGATTTCTACAATAGAGAATAGAGTTCATAAAAGTTCTACCCATGGAATGAatgtttgtaaaaaataaatgtgacactCCCTATGTTTACTAAGCTAAGTTATAGTGCATGAAATGTAAATGTATCTCTTATATTTAATAAGCACCTCATATGAGGGACTGAATGACAGTTCTTAACTTGTGACCTAACTGTGAGATTCCTAAATATGTTGGCTAAACTATCATGAAGCCAAGGAGTGCAGTACCCAATATTTTataggaaagaaacaaatgtcCCCCTTTTCTTGAAGAAGGAAATAGTAATTTTCTAAAGATATCAGAGGTTGTATCCCCACCATAAGTCAATGCTTTTATGTAAATGAACTGAGATGAATTCCTCAGTATTAGATTTTTGAGAAAACTTTACCTCAAGGTTGTGATCAAGTGCTGGGAAGTTTAGACCTCTGGAAACAGGAgactcaatggagaaaaattaataaaaactgaatTCACCTGATGTAAAATGTACTCTCCTAGGAATGGAGAATTAGCTAGAAATACTTCCATTTTGTCCATATCAGTATCCCCATGAGAAATCATGCACTTAAAGGTTGGAGCACCAAGACAGAAATGGGCCTAATGAGCAAAGATGAGGAGCTGTAAATACTTCTTCTGCtacagaacctcagaatgtgcaTTTTGGTTAGACAGAACATCATTGCTGCTTTTGGAATCATAAGTCTGGCTGGGGGACCAATGAGTGACACCTTCCTCCTGTCCTGTCTGGGGAAAGAGTTTGATCTTTGTCATCAACTATCCAGAGAGGAATTGTGACTTGCAAGAGGAAAACTTGCTCTCTGAGTTCCCATGCAGGTGGGTTCAAGAGCCCAACAGACACTGCAGGAGAGGATCAGAGGGATCAGAAGGCAAGAACTTGTATCTGAGGTCACTGAGACTCCATCCAGCCCAGATGCCAGAGATCACTGTATTTGTTTGCTGGCTTTACCAGTAAATGAATGCGTTTATTTAGGATGCTGAAAAGAATAGTGAACCTTGCAATCAGAAGTGCAAGTATTAATGTTGATAATTAAATGGTATAAGCGGAAGCCTAGTTAGAAGGAATTGGGAAGCATAAAGTGCTTCCAGTAAAGGCAGAAGAGAATTGCAAGGATCTTATTGATTAACAGGACTCCACAAATAGGTTATTAACTCTGGAGAGAGATACAGTGAAGTGAGGGcatgtccttttattttaagatggGGCATCTTAGACTATGCTTCTACATGGATGAGAAAGATCTAGACCAAGCAATGATTGCAGATACATCCTTGCAATAGTGGTACGTGAAACCTACgttatcttctctcattctaggaacacacatgaaaaaaatgtatgtaatagATGAAAATGGGTATGTTCATGAGCTTTAGTTTGCATTATTTTAGAACCTGTGAGGCTGactgtatttgtttgtttgttggtcaTTTGGTAGCTTCTGTTAAGAATTGTCTATGCAAGTCTTCTGCTTTTGGATGGTGTTATAATtgcgtttttttttcttttttaaaaatttgaacctTGGGGTTCCTGGCTGTTTCAGTCAgcgagcatgtgactcttgttctcagggctgtgagtttgagccttatgttgagtatagagattacttgaatataagttctttaaaaaaataaaataaaaacttgattctttttaaCAAGGATCTGGAATTTTTATACAAACTGACTGTTGGCCATTTAGTTCTTTAATGTCcatataaatgtatttgtggGGTATGAAGGTTATGAATTTAGTTTGGTCAAATAGACCAAACTGACCAATAGTCAGGGATTCTGGGCTCTCTGGATTGCTTAActctttttattgaggtataactgacctATAGCATCCTCTTAGTTTTGGGTGTAAAACATAATGATTCCATACTTGTATATATGACAAAATGATTGCCACACCTGTCACCATGCATCGTCAcaaagtttttttcttgtgataagggCTTTTAAGCTCTACTCTCTTGGTGACTTTCCAATCTGCAACATGCTATTGTTCACTGTAATCACCACTCTGCACATTCCATTCATGtgttgccttttcctttttctttttcttactgaaagAGTGGAGTAGGCACTTCAATATTCAATTATCACTCCTTGAtgtacaggaaaaagaaaatgcttcatCTTTAGTGTTGACAAATTATCTTTTATACATGTTTCCAAATATGTCAGTTATTCTTTAGTATATTCATTTGGCCTTTTGTGGTTAGATCTGTTTCTGAAGTTTGGGTCACCTTTGGCCACCGTCTGAATGCCATTTTTCTTTACCATCTGACTAAAGATCATCTTTTCATTCTATAAGCCTATTTGAATTCATAGATATTTACATAAGATGAAATTACATCTGTTATTGCTTCCCTACCATGCCCTAAGTGCCTTTctgatatatcttttatttccaagTCCTTGGCAATTTAATCTTAAATGAGAAGTAATGACCCATGTTGGTATCATTAAGTTATTGATTGGGAGCAACAATGAGCTTGCTCCCAATCAACTGATATAATCCTAGCTCCTTATTATTCAGTGTAACATTTCATGGTGTGACTTGGCTATTCACATATCAGTGgttgttcatattttttctcaaagaaatattatTGTGTCCTTGCTAcaaaaatatttagggatttttatgttaaaaattatttctaaaccAGGGGCCATTTTGACGCTCAGGGAACTTTGAAGCAATATCTAAACATGTTTCACTCACACTGGGGAGGAGCAGGTGGTGgtcaaggatgctgctaaacatgcTATCATGCATAGGGAGACCCTCCACAGAGAAGGATCTGGCCCAGAATGTCAGTCAGTGCAGAGATTGAGAAACCTGAACTTAAAGAATacctgtatttttaatatttatagctGCCTTCAgctataaatgtttgttttcccAGCATTCCACACCTCTTATTTCTGCCAGCAAAATTAAGGAGTGTGACCTTCACTTCCAGATTAGAAGTTCCAGCCCCAATCAACATGGCAGCTCTTCATGAGCTTTCCTATCTGATGggtatgagaaaaatattttttgtttttttctccaactaTCATTCACCTTGAGCAAAGATTCAAATATTGCATCCACatttatttgtctattatttttatctcttcaaaCATTTCATGCCTACTTCCCACACTTCAGtgcatttcaaatgatttttacaaAGTTGTTATTATTAAATCAAGTTTTGGTTGGGTGttttggtatataattttaaaaaaaattttttttttaatttttaaaaattttatggagCTAAGTATGCTTTccattttacttcttattttctcACCTTAATCATAATTATATTACCCACCTGTAAAGTTTATATGCACTTTTTCCTATGTTCATCTACAAAGGATCATTTACTTTTATGCTGGTGTCTTTAGTTGTGCctaagattgcgaatctgagaaaaccaccaaggagccgacaccgaagCAAGTACaatgagggtttattaacaagctcgagcttgggtccaagtatacccgacacagcagagcagggacttggaccctgaggtgagTTACAGCTGGGTCTTATtagcaagctcaagcttgggtccaagtatacccaacatagcggagcagggacttggactctGAGGTGGGTTACAGTTgagtttttatgggctggtctagggttAAGGTGGGGTTTTTCAgtaagggtgggggtgggacaagCTCTTGCTTCCTTATTCCAATAAGGGCGCGCTTTGTGCTTTTTTCTGTAGCCGGGGTAAAGTAGAGTTCAGTACCTGGTCACAGTGGCGTGGTCACAGTGGCCTGAGATGGCTACCGAAGCTACAATAGCTGTACTTGTGCCAATGTTAAACTTGAATGGCcctaattttcttggcctccatatagtttcttggatatttttaaaggtgGGTACAATAAGGAACCACTTCATTTCCTCCCATACAGTCATTTGTGCCAGTGTTAATTCAACAATCCAGGCTGTTGCAATTAAAGTACAACCTTCCTATCTGTTAAATGTCCATGTCTTACTGACCTAATTCctgattcattcagcaaataattaCAGAACAATCACTATGTGCCAGAAAGTTCtagatacattttatattatattctctTTGCTAAATAAGCTACTAATTCATGTTGATATTATTCAGTTAGTGTGTGGTATTTCATGTTCAGTTTGTTTTTCATGTTCCTTTCTGTTTTGCTTAATACAACTGTGTAAAATGACCCTAGTTAATGGGTTTCATCTCCTTTGCCCTTCTTCTTGTTCTAtaacttctcattttcttcaatgtgtttttataaaaaggCTCATACACCCCCAtaatttgggaaaaacaaaagtgAACAACAATGCAGATGAAGTGCCTGCTCACTTGGTACTGCACACTGTGGCAAAGGCAGAGTGCAATAAAATGTGTGTGTCATATAATGGCCTTAtggaaaaatcacatgaaaaagCTATCTTGAGCAACAAGATGGATTGTCATGGCAAGTGCAGGATGTAGAGAGCAGGATCTGGGGTTAAGGAAGGAACCAAGATCAGAGAGTGTCCACTGGACTTGTCAAAATGATCAAACCTCAAAGAGCAGGAATAACAAAGAAAATACGTCACATAAGACAAGTGAGGAAGGGGCTTGCTTCACCCCACACTGGGCTGAATAAACAGTGATCAGTTAAATAAGTACACACTGGCCACAGCAAAGCAAGTCTTCTCCTCCATGATATTTAAACAGCCCAGCTACTGTTCTACTTTCTCTATTTCTTGTTGTAAAGAGTTGGTTTATaccttttgctcatttgtctcTCTGAACATTCCATCTATAACATGTTTCACGCCATGAAAATAAGACTACTGTGGCTTTCactcctttattatttttgctgGGCATCAAGAGGATCTAAGGAGGTCAGGACTGTCACCAGAACCAAAGACTATTCTTCTTCCTCCTGGTCAGTCTCAGGGGTCACTTACACTATTGGATCTGTCTTCCCTCTCATGTCCatgccatttctcttttttctctgtctttactGTGCAAATTGCCCATGTTTCTTTAGATTGATACTAGGCAGAAAATGAGCGTCCCCAATTTTATTTGTCCACAGTAGATTCTGGGTACCACTTCTGCATTTTTAgggaaaatataacaaaattaacaaaatctggCAGGATTGATCTGTATCCACTGTTGGCTTACCTATCATAACCAGGGGTGAAAAAGGTATGTTAATTGTAGCCCAGGAGGCCACAGTGGGGggtcatggtgtgtgtgtgtgtgtgtgtgtgtgtgtgtgtgtgtgtatgtgtgtgtgtgtgttgtgaacTGAGGGCAGTCCTCAGAGCAAGGGTACACATATTCACATTTTCAGAGGCCACAACTCAAATCAACAGAAATTACTAATGGGTATGTCCATTTTGATTCACAGGacatatttataacaaaattaagaaaatcctgcaagggatccctgggtggcgcagcggtttggcgcctgcctttggcccagggcgcgatcctggagacccgggatcgaatcccacatcgggctcccggtgcatggagcctgcttctccctctgcctgtgtctctgcctctctctctctctctctatgtgactatcataaataaataaaattaaaaaaaaaaaaaaagaaaatcctgcaaAATTAATAAAGTGAGGGACTTCCCTGTGTCTTAAAGTTTCAGTCTTAGTACATGGCTGCCTCCTTCCTCAACACACACTGCCACCACCTTTCATCACACTCCTTCTTGCTTCTTCCCAACACCCTGGCTTTCATTTGATCCTTGGTTTTCCTAATCAAACAGCTTCCCTGGGGAATTGGCCCTGGCTATTGCTTTGATGGATGCACACTTCCTGAGATAAACTCCACTACCCTCCTATCTCCCTCGAGTTCTTGTTCACATGTTATCTCTTTGTAAGTCTTATGTGAACAtcctgtaaaaaaaaagataacaccCCATCAACTCTCTCCTTTATACCTGTTTTCCTTGTCTTCAGAGCTCATCTCACCATCTGACatgctatttgtttatttgtatttccttatattttgtcTCCATCATACAATtataaggacattttttttcctcagcactCTATATACATTGTCTATgcagtgcctggaacatggtCAGTATTCAGTATGTATTCCTTAATGGaatgaaaaatattctcaataaaaaCAGAATCTACATTATGCTTGAGGAACAGACAGATGGAAACAGAATTCCTGATGAGAAATGGTGTTAGGGATACCATAATGGGGACAAGACCACACGCATACTTTGaaactaatttcctttttttttaatttattttttattggtgttcaatttactaacatacagaataacccccagtgccgtcacccattcactcccaccccccgccctcctccccttctaccacccctagttcgtttcccagagttagcagtctttacgttctgtctccctttctgatatttcccacacatttcttctcccttcccttatattccctttcactattatttatattccccaaatgaatgagaacatataatgtttgtctttctccgactgacttacttcactcagcataataccctccagatccatccacgttgaagcaaatggtgggtatttgtcatttctaatagctgagtaatattccattgtatacataaacatatacatatacatcttctttatccattcatctttcgttggacactgaggctccttccacagtttggctatcgtggccattgctgctataaacataatgAAACTAATTTCCTGATTCTAAAATGTAAGCGGTAGCACTGATGCTAGGTTACTAATGCTTGCTTCTGTAAAAATTCATCATTTACTTTTCTATATCCTGGTAGTTACCTTCAACCCATGGAACCAGGGAACCTTACAGGAGATTCAGAGTTTCTTCTTTTGGGATTTTCAGAGGAACTAGAACTACAGCCACTCGTATTTGGGCTTTTTCTCTCCATGTACCTGATCACTGTGTTTGGAAACCTGCTCCTCATCCTGGCTGTCAGCTCTGACTCCCACCTTCACactcccatgtacttcttcctcaccaACCTGTCCTTTGTGGACATCTGTTTCACCTCCACCACCGTCCCCAAGATGCTATGGAACATCCAGACTCAGAGCAAAGTCATCACTTATGAAGGCTGTATCAGCCAGATATACTTTTTTATACTCTTTGCAGGATTAGATGTCCTTCTACTGACTGTGATGGCCTATGACAGGTTTGTGGCCATCTGTCACCCTCTGCACTACATGGTCATCATGAATCCACAGCTTTGTGGACAATTGGTTCTGATGTCATGGATTATAAGCATCCTCCATTCCTTGTTAGAAAGCTTAATGGTCTTGCGGCTGTCCTTCTGTACAAAGTTGGAAATCCCTCATTTTTTCTGTGAACTCAATCAGATGATCCAACTTGCCTGTTCTGACACCTTTCTCAATAACATGGTGATGTATTTTGCAGCTGTCTTGTTGGCTGGTGGTCCCTTTGTTGGGATTCTTTTCTCTTACTCTAAGATAGTTTCCTCCATACATAGAATCTCATCAGCTCAGGGCAAGTACAAAGCATTTTCCACCTGTGCATCTCACCTCTCAGTTGTCTCCTTATTTTATTGTACAATCCTAGGAGTGTACCTTAGCTCTGCTGCTACCCAGAGCTCCCACTCAAGTGCAGTGGCCTCAGTGATGTACACAGTGGTCACACCCCTGATGAACCCTTTCATCTACAGCCTGAGGAACAGAGACATAAAGGAGGCTTTGATGAGATTTTCTGGGATGCCAGCTCTAAAAAGGCCAATCGTTCTGGGGCTGAAGAAGTGCCCATGATTGCAAGACCTGAAGCCTGAGCCAAACATTGGATTCTTTGATCAGATTGTGAAAGTGGAGtgctcttcttctattttttttcctgaaatttctttttttttaatttcaaccttTTGTACAATATATGTAACTCAATTTATTAAGCATTGTGGTATCTCTGATACAAAAGAGATATTCCCTTTGTCATTCCCTACTCCCTCAATGCTATTCCTAACCTTGGatgtgaaatatttggaaattctcACTTATTTCAAAGGACTATATGGATCTGctaagaataatttcttttcacataaaatatatcataatgagtattttttgttctgtttgacTGAATACTACTCCTATGGAAAATCTACTCTTGGCAATCACAAGTATTTATATAAGTTTATAACAGAGGAAAATCTGAGACCACTGTGCTTCACTCTGTGATCATTCCTTACCATTACCTttaccattatatatatgtataccattACCTTAACTGCTCTTTATGAGAATGCAGACTTTGATGTCCTGGTTGTTGTAGCTGATCATGGGGATTGTTCTACACATTAGGATCCTGGAgttaccatttgcttcaaagtggatggaactggagggtattatgctgagtgaagtaagtcaatcggagaaggacaattcATTGAgaattatatgttctcattcatttgtggaatataaataatagtgaaagggaatataagggaagggagaagaaatgtgtgggaaatatcagaaagggagacagaacataaagactcctaactctgggaaacgaactaggggtggtggaatgggaggagggcagggggtgaatgggtgacggacactgaagggggcacttgacgggatgagcactgggtgtattctgtatgttggcaaattgaaccccaataaaattaaatttatcaaaaaaaacaAGTATAGATTAAAGTTCACTACAGTATAGTCCTTACAGTGTGGActcttgtaaaaatgaaaaaacaatcgATATAGGATTCTAAGCTCAGTGTATGAAGCCTAAAAAGATCTAAATATCTCATAATTAAGAGACTTTAAAATcgtatgtgatatatattttattcattctttacacattatttaataaaagcatttcaACTCCAAGGTCATAAAcacattttcctatatttttttctaataatgttATGtttttccaattagtgttttaATCTGCCAGGAAAATTTTTGTGGGGGGGATATAGTAGAGGTATA
This window of the Canis lupus dingo isolate Sandy chromosome 20, ASM325472v2, whole genome shotgun sequence genome carries:
- the LOC112666876 gene encoding olfactory receptor-like protein OLF4, with protein sequence MEPGNLTGDSEFLLLGFSEELELQPLVFGLFLSMYLITVFGNLLLILAVSSDSHLHTPMYFFLTNLSFVDICFTSTTVPKMLWNIQTQSKVITYEGCISQIYFFILFAGLDVLLLTVMAYDRFVAICHPLHYMVIMNPQLCGQLVLMSWIISILHSLLESLMVLRLSFCTKLEIPHFFCELNQMIQLACSDTFLNNMVMYFAAVLLAGGPFVGILFSYSKIVSSIHRISSAQGKYKAFSTCASHLSVVSLFYCTILGVYLSSAATQSSHSSAVASVMYTVVTPLMNPFIYSLRNRDIKEALMRFSGMPALKRPIVLGLKKCP